The following coding sequences lie in one Mustelus asterias chromosome 8, sMusAst1.hap1.1, whole genome shotgun sequence genomic window:
- the LOC144497040 gene encoding uncharacterized protein LOC144497040, which produces MEEKPFKCEVCDQTFAHSSTLVKHRRIHTGEKPFKCEVCDKCFAQSSGLMYHRRVHTGEKPFMCEVCKKSFSHSSHFRRHQRMHTGEKLFKCEMCDKAFTNSSTLLNHQRIHTGDKPFKCEVCNRTFARLLTLVNHQRIHTGEKPFTCEVCDKSFSQLPNLRTHQRTHTGEKPFRCEDCDKTFTRSSDLLRHQRIHTGEKPFKCDICDQAFTQPSTLLQHQRVHTGEKPFRCEVCDKGFAQLSGLVYHRRIHMRETAEVVPPNVHKIVDH; this is translated from the coding sequence ATGGAAGAGAAACCATTCAAGTGCGAGGTTTGCGATCAAACCTTTGCACACTCATCAACCCTGGTGAAACACCggcgcattcacacaggggagaagccgttcaagtGTGAAGTGTGCGACAAGTGCTTTGCACAATCATCGGGCCTCATGTATCATCGAcgcgttcacacaggggagaaaccattcatgtgTGAGGTGTGCAAGAAATCATTCTCACACTCATCTCACTTCCGAAGGCACCAACGCATGCatactggggagaaactgttcaagTGTGAGATGTGTGACAAAGCCTTCACAAACTCATCAACTCTCCTGAATCACCAACGCATTCATACGGGGGATAAGCCGTTCAAATGTGAGGTGTGTAACAGGACTTTTGCACGATTATTGACCCTGGTGaatcaccagcgcattcacactggagagaaaccattcacatgtgaGGTGTGTGATAAATCATTCTCACAGTTACCAAACCTCCGCacacaccaacgcactcacacaggagagaaaccgtTCAGGTGTGAAGATTGTGACAAGACTTTCACCCGATCCTCTGATCTCCTGAGACATCAGCGAATTCAtacaggggagaaacccttcaaatGTGACATTTGTGACCAAGCCTTCACACAGCCATCAACGCTGCTGCAACATCAAcgggttcatactggggagaaaccgttcaggtGTGAGGTGTGTGATAAGGGCTTTGCTCAATTATCGGGGCTGGTGTATCATCGGCGCATTCACATGAGAGAAACTGCTGAAGTTGTGCCACCGAATGTTCATAAAATCGTTGATCACTAA